The Acidobacteriota bacterium nucleotide sequence TTACTTTTAAGTACCTTGTCATAAGTTTCCTGAGATATTGGGTTTGGTAAGTGTTTGATTCTTTTCGTGTAGTTCGTGTGTTTCGTGGTTAAAATGTCTGGAAATTTTCGGTAAGGTACTTATTTTTCCGTTGAGGACGAGGGAAAACATACGTCGGTTACGACATTTCGGATAAGGCACCAAACACCGCCTTCAACTTACTCGGCGCCAAAATGGAATGAATCTGCACAATCTGACCCGCTTCGTTGACGTCGCATTGCAGCACAAAGCGTTGGGCCCGGTTGGGTTGTGGCTTCGCATATTCGACCACCAGCGCCGGCAGGCCGTTGACCAGTTGAAATGAGACCGTCGGCGGTTCGGTGACCTGGACATTCGTCAAAGCCATAAAGAACCGCAGCACCCGGTCGCGTCCGCGAATTGGCGCAAACGCGGCGGGGACTTCTCCGCCTCCGTCTGAGAAGGTCACCACGCCTTCAGTCAATAACTGCTCAAGCCCGGCGGCATCACGCAGGGCCAGACACTGGACAAATCGTTCGAGCGTTGTTTGCGTGACTTTCTGGCGTGCCTGCGGCACCGGCAGCCGCTTGTGGTCATACTCCTGCATGGCCCGTCGTGCCCGATGGAGCACCACTTTGACGTTCGCTTCGCTGGTTTTCAGAACTTCCGCTGTTTCAAGGGTTGAATAGTCAAACACGTCGCGCAGCAACAACACGGCGCGTTGCATCGGGGTCAACGCTTCGAGCGCCACCAGGAACGCCAGCGAAATGCTCTCCGTCAGGTCATATCGGGTTGCTGGAGACTGGCTCGAATCCGGCGGAAGTTCAAACAGAATATCTTCATCCTGCCCCTCGGTCAGCA carries:
- a CDS encoding sigma-70 family RNA polymerase sigma factor, whose amino-acid sequence is MFPPDVYQAEKKFLWGLCYRMTANAADAEDIVQETFVRAMERPPHNTSDPWRPWLISVAMNLSRDHLRWRRRRDYKGSWLPTPVLTEGQDEDILFELPPDSSQSPATRYDLTESISLAFLVALEALTPMQRAVLLLRDVFDYSTLETAEVLKTSEANVKVVLHRARRAMQEYDHKRLPVPQARQKVTQTTLERFVQCLALRDAAGLEQLLTEGVVTFSDGGGEVPAAFAPIRGRDRVLRFFMALTNVQVTEPPTVSFQLVNGLPALVVEYAKPQPNRAQRFVLQCDVNEAGQIVQIHSILAPSKLKAVFGALSEMS